A segment of the Maylandia zebra isolate NMK-2024a linkage group LG2, Mzebra_GT3a, whole genome shotgun sequence genome:
TGAATGGGAAAAATGAGCAAGAGGTTTATACTTTCCTTAAGGTAAGAAACTGTGTGTGAAATTCAGTTAAGTCTTTGTAAGTTGAAACTTACatttaaattttgtattttacatgTTATTAAACTATTTTTTTCCAAGTATATTATGAATGCTACTGTCTGCTCTCAATGCTTAGACTCTTTACATGTGTTTAGTTATATTCTGTGgggaaaataattatttgatacCCTGCTGAATTCATAAGCTTTCTAATTTtagcattttcattttaatggagaaagacagaatatcaaccaacaaatccagaaaaaaacacattaaataaaaGCTGTACATTGATTTGCATATCATTGAGCGGATAAGTATTTTATCCATAAGTAAACCACGACTTACTACTTGGTTAAGGAACCTTGTTTGCCATGGTAAGCTGTTTCTTGTAGTTGGTCACTGGCTCATCTCAGGAGGGATTTTGGGCCACTCCGCTTTACAGAAACAAATCCTTTAGGTTTCTTGGCTGCCGCTTGGTAACTTGGTTTTTATTGGaaatcaaatacttatttcattcAATGACATGCATTAATTCATTTCATTATTAAAATGAAACCAaattagagactgttcatttgTTTGGAAGAGAGTAAACTTAGaaattcagcaggggatcaaataattacttgccccactgtatttgaaACAGACTGGATGCACTAGATATAATTCATGCCTTCATGAGCATTTATaaaggcagagaaaacataTGGCCCTGAGCGGTGTTGTTCTGAGTCTTACTTAAAAGTTCTTTGTGCCACGCAGAGCTCTTGCCCCGCTGTCGGAGAAGACTTTGGTCCCATGTACGGCCGGTTGTTCTGGGAGCCTCTTAAGATTAGTGACATCAAGTGGAACTTTGAGAAGTTTCTGGTGGGAATGGATGGGAAGCCAGTGATGAGGTGGCAACCGACCACCAAAGTTTCTGTGGTGCGAGCTGACATCCGGAGATACCTGCTCGAACAATACACAAGGGATGTCTTTAATTAGATGTGATCGATCATTTAGTGTTGTCTGTCTAATGAATTAAGTGTAATCAGATGCAAATGATTAAAACTAAGGTAGCCTGAAAACGAGTAATGTTACAGTTTCTTGTACCGTGAAGATGGCATGTTGAATGAAGAGGAGGCTTGAAAACAGGAACTCTGTGGTGCCTCTTTGGAATCTGGGGTTTAGGCCAGCCTTTCAGTGCATTCAGGCTGCCCTGCAATCCCACAGCACCATGTCATCTTCCCATCTCAGGACTTGTTAACCATTACTGTCTAAATGTTAATTACTTTCAATAAATCATCAAGAATAACACGGTGTTGTGCAGTTTTTTGAGAAACAAACATGAGTGTTGTGTCACAGAAAGGTAAAAACGATGTACTCTGTGGAACAAGACACGGTAAGATACTAATGAGACATTTAGAATAGATTTATTAAGCCAGTCAAATACAAAAAGTCTCACATGTGCTTTTTTCctacagcaaaaaaaagagaaaaaaagaaaaaaggctaaAAACCAGGAAAATACATCTGCCATAAATTACAGCATACCTTTCAAAGTGCAATTCTGTTAATATCTCAGCTCTAGCCCATCCTGATTTTGTTCCCTGTTGATATCTTGCTAGATAAAAGTAAGCCatttcaaacctttttttttttttgaagcccTTCATCTGACTAGTCAAAATACACTATACTAAGTAATCGTAACTGGCATTCAGTTTAAACAGGCAAGGCTTGTTGATTTGGAGATCAGATTTAACTTTTTCCTAATAGTGTGACCTGGAGGTGTGGATCCGCGATCTGTTATTGCGACTTTGACTGCGTTAGAGCAGTTCACAGGTCAGTCGGCAAGGTGTGGGTTGCTGGTTGTTGAAGTGGATGGAAACAAAAAGTCGAGACATCCCGACAGAGGGTTTTATCCTCTGGGGTGGCTGTACTGCTGTAACTGGGTGTTTAACCACGGCCTACGAATTCTGATGAAAATCGTCCTCATTCTGCTCCTTGAGCTGAATTTGGATATTTTGTACTGCTAAGTACAACTCAGCGAGGTTATGTGACATAACAGGTATATGAGGACGCGGCTGCTGTAATCTCTTGGTACTGTGTTGGGGATATGCTGTGTGCAGTGGTACAGGATGCAGTGAGATGAGCATAAATATCGGAATGAGTGGTCAAATCAAGTCGAAGTGTTTAATGAGATTAGGTCCATCATCATGGGGGAgaaattaccaaaaaaaaaaaaaaaaaaaaaaaattgtgtatgtaCTGCGTATTGTGTCTGATACAAACATACAATGTCAATAGCTACAATATATTGGGATTACACTAACAACATAGAAAGAACAGCATTACTAAAGACAATGATTTACACTTAGTCAATGCAACTATCAAAACAGCAggttataaataaattatcagtaATCacaatcatgtttttttttttttgtttttttttttggcatgaTACCATCAAAATTCATTTCCCAAAATTTTTGTATTTCAACAACAACTTTTGAACAGTTACACAGTTAGGGGACAGTTCTATAACATCGATGGTATTGAAAACCCTCAAATCAATTAACATTCACATTGTAAGCTCTATGATTCAGTGTACCTATATAATCATTCATGGCTGGAATGAGTATATGTAGTCTTAGTCTTACTGGGGAATGGCTTCCTGTGACCCTACAAGTAACAAACTACTTGTTACATACTTGCAGATAGACAATCACATAGGTATATTgtctggaaaacaaaacaaaaaaatctatgTTAATTATTCCAACCTATTTAACAAATGACTTAAAGTTgccgatttaaaaaaaaaaattaaaaaaaaaaaattaaacaatattTCATGTGTATATTCAGAATAGCGTCACAAATAGCCTTATAAAACGCAAGTATAAACAACATTACAATAGGATATCTACAGTTCAGTAGGAAAATTATAGATCAAATCACACCTTGTCAACTCAAAAACAAACTGATTTCATGCTACTACCCAGGCTCCTTTTAAGTGGGTACGGTGATGCTTTAGTGCTTTCCAGGGTCAATGTTCTGTCGCTCCCTTTTTCCAAATCCTGTTCCAGGTGCTCCtgtcgctgctgctgctgctgctgccgccgctGACTGATCTACGGACACCAAAGTAACATATGAACATAAATAAGCCTTACCCCACTATAGTTTACACCTCTGAGCTGAAGAACTTTAAGCATAACTAATGACAAAATTTGGCTCATTGTTTTTCCACTACATTTTAAGAGTACATCTGTTTGAATACACACCATCATGTATTGTGCAATAGAAATAAATTACATATGACTGGTTGTATCTTACCTGCATTCTCTGGTGGTGGTCGTGAACTTTCTCCTACTGCTCTGGCCCCTCTCAACCCCCTCTCAGGTTGATTGAATGACAACTGCCAAGGAAAAccctgatttaaaaaacaaaacaaaaacaaaaacagaacaattcTGTTAAAATTTCTATTCTTACTCGTTGCAATCAGCAGCCCTTAAGTCTTTGCCATAACCTAATATTGGTTATTGAATGTAAGCGTGCTGCCCCCAGCAAGTAAGGGAAGTAGAGGTAAGAGagaaattgaaaagaaaaaaagagaaagcctTGTTTCTTCAGTGAACCAGAGTCACTCCAGAGACAAAGACAGAGGGGCTTTAGAGCGCCCTTACCGGGGTAACGGGTTGGAAGTCTCGTACAGGGGGTGGTGCTGCGGCGGCTGCGGCTGCGGCACCTGCTGCATTGGGCATCCGGGGAGGGAAGTGTATGGGCCAACCTTCAAGGCCCTGCGGTCCCACCTGCACAAAGGGACCACAGTAGGGAGGGCTCAGCGGGCCGTTCACTGAGTCTGACGTGGGGTCTGAGGTACGTCTTTCCTGCTGCTGCCCCTACGAGGGATCACAAGTACACATGTGATCCCCAATCAGTGCTTTGTGGCTACTCTCAGCGAATGCAGCGGCCCTGTTGTGGCACGGGACGCTGCTGACCTTCAACCCTGCTGTGGTTCTGCCTCCCACTGAGGCGTGCCAGTGTTCACCTCGCTGCTCCCAAATGCACTGACCGAAACAAGCTAGCTGCAGTGAGGCTCTTGTGATTCGTTCGGCATGAACCTACTACAGTCAAGTCAATCTAGTCTTCCACCATTCTGTCACTAGGGGGCACTAGCCTGCAAGCCTATTGGCACTTTCTTTTCAGGAGCCACACTGAACAAATATTTCACCTACTCAGTGTGACAGCGCCCTTTAATCCACCATTTCAGTGTATATGTAACACTAGCAGTACCTGTTTGTGATGCTGCATCTGCAGTCTCTCCAGCTTACATCTCTCTGTACGCTCTCTCTGACACTCGTTCTGCGCCTGATGAAGCTGCGCCACACCAACAAGTACAcaacaagaaaaataaagcaCCTCATATTAGGGCAGGTCAGCTAGAATAGCCACTAGCAGAAAAATGATACAAAAGCTAAAGCTTTCCTGGTCACATTATatacagggggaaaaaatataTGTTACATGAGCACGATCTTACCTGATTGGTCAAATTAGTAATCTGACCCTGAAGTCTTTCAACTTGCCGCCTCAAgtcctctttctcttcattCATTCGCTCCCTGTCGCTCCTTTCTTTTCTGAAGTCCTCCTCAAAGATTTTTACCTGAagtgcaaagaaagaaaaagcagctgaagggAAATCCACACGTAACTGCAGGAGTGTGTGTAAATGTTCTGTTTATCTGACCTGTTCTTTAAGTACAGCAATTTGAGTGAGCAGCTCCTGTTTCTTAAAGTTGTTGGCCGCATCTGCAAAGTTGCCCTGGCCAGGAGGTTGTTGGGAGGATGAAGGTGAGTGTAGGTTTAAGGCTTCTTCTAAAGCCTGAATAAGACAAATCAATGTTACCCTGACAGAAACGTCCCTGCGCCCGATTACTCTTTTTGCATCTCTTCCACACTCACTCGGTTGAGGCGTTGGATCTCCTTCTCTTGGTACTCTCTCTGTTTGCTGAGGGGCACCAGCTGATCCTGCAAGTAGCGGATCTTCTGCTTCAGCTCGGCCGTCTCAGTGTTTAAACACTCCTTCTCCCCCTGGAACGAACGCGCACACACCCCATGGCTTTAAAAACACCTTTTCCACAGTCACTCTGTGCCCTGCTTTCGTTTAGACCAGTTTCACCTGGCCTTTTTCACATCTGTATTCTCACCTGGACATTTTCAATCTTGGACTtggccagcagcagcttcttgTCATAGTCACGTTGCCTCTGCTCCCGCTCAGCCTCCAGCTCAAGCACAGTTTTCTGTGACTCGGCTAGCCGTTGTCTGAGGTCTGTGATCTGAGGAAAAGTGGCAATCTTTTAGTTTAGGAAATGATCACGCTGTTAAagatccatttttttttataaatttccATAAAGTgcctaataataaataaaaccgaTTAAGTAATAACCCTCCGGTATTAGCTTCAGAAATGTTATCTAAATAGACAACTAAGCCATCAAATTCGCAAACACGCACTGCTGTTTTTGTGTAACATATGAACGAACCGAGTGACGCAAATGGATATATCTAGGGTTCTGTGGTTATAACCCAAAGCTGCACGGTGTCCCTGTCTGAACGAAGTGTGAATGTAGGTTTATACATAATTGTGGGTGTGCACAACATAGGTGTGTGAGTGTCAGTGTGAGAGTGTGTacgtctgtgtgtctctgctgCCCTCTGACTGCACCACAGCAGGAAGTCAGCGGGTACCGGAGAGGTAAG
Coding sequences within it:
- the tnip1 gene encoding TNFAIP3-interacting protein 1 isoform X4; protein product: MEGKGPYRIYDPGGSEVKARDEAGGGSSYRQLLEENSMLRERMKGLKSLGDLLEESQSEASRLRQRVEELVRDNEALKSSSFAASLCMGGPIQTETQSNKPCLHTTAEQKEEQSSCLGKTLQPEKPNENIELASQLKRLESSFSIFAEESNPNQLLAHLGRMAVEFHHLSSKVQKNEQRTSLLQTLCEQLRQENNELRKKMEEDHHIRNRDLEQLRQENQKLKELVTGAAAAAAASALPPDAETPEAKEEPVKEESAAVRPKMEATTPQKSGKAAEKTPTKPCDVEVYEKKIKLLEKQRKDVLEVNKQWDIQWNAMKSQFEQKITDLRQRLAESQKTVLELEAEREQRQRDYDKKLLLAKSKIENVQGEKECLNTETAELKQKIRYLQDQLVPLSKQREYQEKEIQRLNRALEEALNLHSPSSSQQPPGQGNFADAANNFKKQELLTQIAVLKEQVKIFEEDFRKERSDRERMNEEKEDLRRQVERLQGQITNLTNQLHQAQNECQRERTERCKLERLQMQHHKQGQQQERRTSDPTSDSVNGPLSPPYCGPFVQVGPQGLEGWPIHFPPRMPNAAGAAAAAAAAPPPVRDFQPVTPGFPWQLSFNQPERGLRGARAVGESSRPPPENADQSAAAAAAAAATGAPGTGFGKRERQNIDPGKH